The following are from one region of the Salvia splendens isolate huo1 chromosome 2, SspV2, whole genome shotgun sequence genome:
- the LOC121792134 gene encoding uncharacterized protein LOC121792134 translates to MLPGRVARPVGRGHEMILAFERGSPEWWRDVTPPPPPQSQDRRIEELFLKQCPPVFNGLGDPKEAETWVKALERLFDFLRFPDKDRLRCASFQLIESADLWWEARKKTITLGQLEGTTWEQFKTEFYNKYVPLNYRREKEVEFCNLRQGPMSVTDYDRLLCDMSKYAPEQVDTDEKMARKFRAGLRHEIRMALVRHGRLTYPESLREALYVESTLAKEEPAPVTTTAFRQVQAQAPRNKKQLNGQLTQLGPKKARLKQNKPRGFGRQTTPKTVRKYQQEPPVCPECNRTHYGICKAGTGACFACGQSGHFKKHCPTKPLEIGTRSHPTIQSELRTPHTQLGANPQVPPPNYQQPQGLLSQAREYVLTQERLEGNQGNLAGMDVPSTYQLSYCWIQVFMPIS, encoded by the coding sequence ATGCTACCCGGAAGAGTTGCAAGACCCGTAGGCCGAGGCCACGAAATGATACTAGCGTTCGAGAGAGGGAGTCCTGAATGGTGGCGCGATGTGACACCACCGCCACCGCCCCAATCACAAGATCGTCGGATCGAGGAACTTTTCCTAAAGCAGTGTCCGCCGGTATTCAATGGTTTGGGAGACCCGAAAGAAGCTGAGACTTGGGTCAAGGCACTAGAACGCCTATTTGACTTCCTACGTTTCCCGGACAAAGACCGACTGAGATGTGCATCATTCCAGCTGATTGAATCTGCGGATTTGTGGTGGGAAGCGAGAAAGAAAACAATAACTCTAGGACAATTGGAGGGGACTACTTGGGAACAATTCAAGACTGAGTTTTATAATAAGTATGTTCCCCTGAACTATCGAAGGGAAAAGGAAGTGGAATTCTGTAACTTGAGACAAGGACCGATGTCCGTGACAGACTACGATCGGTTGCTCTGCGATATGTCCAAATATGCACCGGAGCAGGTGGATACTGATGAGAAAATGGCTAGGAAATTTcgtgccggtctgaggcacgaaattcGAATGGCGTTGGTTCGCCACGGGAGGTTGACATACCCTGAATCTCTAAGAGAAGCACTATATGTTGAATCTACTTTAGCAAAGGAGGAACCCGCACCGGTCACCACTACCGCATTCCGCCAAGTCCAGGCTCAAGCACCTAGGAACAAGAAACAGTTGAATGGACAACTGACTCAACTCGGGCCCAAGAAAGCTCGGCTAAAACAGAACAAGCCACGAGGGTTCGGGAGGCAAACGACCCCCAAAACAGTCAGGAAATATCAACAAGAACCCCCCGTTTGCCCAGAGTGCAATAGAACGCACTATGGGATATGCAAGGCGGGAACAGGAGCTTGCTTTGCATGTGGGCAGAGCGGACATTTTAAGAAACATTGTCCGACAAAACCCCTGGAAATCGGGACGAGGTCACACCCGACAATTCAGTCAGAACTGCGGACACCACACACACAACTTGGAGCAAATCCACAAGTGCCACCGCCAAATTATCAGCAGCCGCAAGGTCTCCTGTCACAGGCTCGAGAGTATGTCCTAACGCAGGAACGGCTAGAGGGGAACCAAGGAAACCTAGCAGGTATGGACGTTCCCTCGACTTACCAATTATCATACTGTTGGATACAAGTTTTTATGCCCATCTCATAA